CCAAGATCCGCATCGTCGTCGTCTTTCCGGCGCCGTTGGATCCGAGGAAACCGGTGATCCGGCCCGGCGGGGCTGTGAACGACACCCCGGCGACGGCGACAACTTCGCGGAATGTCTTCGCCAGATCCAGGACCGTAATCATGACCTAAGCCTGTCACAAAAGGGTTCTTCGAACGAAACCAACATGAAGACTGCTCCGTTGGGGGTGGTTGAGTAGTCTGAAATAGCTATGGACTCTTCTTCCTGCGCAGCCGACCCACGAACTGTAGGGCAAGTGCCCCAACGGTACACGTGCTGGCGACCGTACGAAGGAGAGTCTGCAATGAGGAAGACGGGAACCTTGTCCCGAGTGGCGGGTCGTTTTGGCGGCAACAGCCTCACGCGGAAGATTCTGATGTCGGTCGGCGTGCTCGGTGCCGCGGCAAGTATTGCGGGACTGGGCACGTTCGCCTCGTTCACGAGCACTTCGTCGGCGTCCCAGACCGTCGCATCGGGATCCGTAACGATTGCGCTCGGCGCGACCGGCGCGGCGACCAACCGATTGACCGTGAACGCAACCGGAATCGTCCCGGGCGACACGATGCAGCGAAGCTTCAACATTGCGAACTCCGGCTCGCAGAACTTGGCGTCGGTTACTCTCACGTCGAGCGCGACGACGAGTTCCGCGCTCGACACCGACGCCACCGACGGACTGCAGATGGTTATTGACCGGTGTTCGGTCGCGTGGACGGAGTCCGGAACAACTCCTGCATTCACGTACACGTGTGGCGGTACGACTTCATCGGTGATCGCATCGCGCGCCGTTATCGGCAGCGCCGTTTCGATGTCCAACCTCACGGTGACGACCGCGGGCAACACCGACTACTTGCGCCTTACGTTGACTTTGCCGAGTACGGCGGGGAACACGCTTCAAAGCCTGACCTCGACGATTCAGTACTCCTTCACCGGCACGCAGCGCGCGGCCACCAACAAGTAGCCGGCCGGCAGCCATGACGGAGGCCGCGGCGTCAGCCGCGGCCTCCACCTAGGCGGGAGATATGAAACGAATCGCGAAGCTCTTGGGGATCACAACCAGAGCCGCCGTCCGGACATTGATCGTCGCCAGTGTCGTGCTCCTGCTGGCGATCGGGATCGGTCCGCGCAGCGGTCGCTACCGGACACTCACCGTGCTGTCGGACAGCATGCGGCCGATCATGCCGGTGGGATCGGTGATCGTCGTTACGCCGGTGCCGGTCACATCGCTGCGGGTGGGCGACGTCATCACCTACGAGGCGCCCTTGGACGATCACCGCGTCGTCACCCATCGCGTGATCGATTTGCGCCGGCAAGACGGCGGCATCGTGGTGCGAACGAAGGGGGACGCTAGTTCCGAGGTCGATCCGTGGCGCGCGCGCATCGACACGCCGGAGGTTTGGCGGATGCGGGCTGTGGTCCCGCGTCTGGGATGGGGGATCCACGCGCTGCGGGCGCCGTCGGTGCGCCGGGCGGCGCTGTTCGTGCTCCCCGTGATTGCCGCGTTGCTGTGGCTCGTGCAGATCTGGGGAGCCTCGCCGCCTCGCAGGGAACCGAGAGTGATCTGAACCGTGCCAAGGAGACGAGCCCGTGAGCCCGCCGCGCGCGCGCGGCGGCTTACCTACGTCGTCCTGGCCGGGGTCATGGTGTGGGGACACTTGGATGCCACAGCGCTCGGCACCTTCAACTCCGCGCCGTCGCCTCCGTCGATGACGGTTGCCAGCGCGACTCTGGAGTCCGCAAGCAGCCTGTCCGCGGCGAACCAGAACTGCGTCGTCGCGACTTCTACGGAGGTGAGACTCACGTGGACGGCAACTTCGTCGACGTGGGCCGACGGCTACGAGATCTTCCGGTCCCTGATCAGCGGTGGTCCTTACACTTCGAAGGGAACCGTGAGCGGGCAGTCGACCGTGACGTGGACCGACACGACGCCGTTGTTCTCGACCACGTACTACTACGTCGTCAAGGCGACGAAGAACAACTGGCGGAGTGCGAACTCGAACCAGGCTTCGATCACGACGCCCACGCTGCTGTGCGCGTGAGCCCCGCGCGGTAGCATCGAGCGATGCGACTTCGCGTCTTGTGCCCCCTGTTGCTGACTGCTGCGTTCGCGACGCCGGTGCTTGCCGCGACATCGGTTCCCAAGATCGCGGTTCAGATCGTGTCGGCGACCAGCGTCGGCGAGGTCACGGTTCGTCTCACGAACGCCGGCGAGACGCCGTCCGGGAAATTCAGTTTGGAGATGACGGCCGTTCGCCGGGACAAGGAAGTCGCACGCGCGGAGTTCTCGCAGGCCTCGCTGGACGCTCACGAGTCGCGCGTCGTGCCCTGGGACTTGAAGTTGCCCGACGGAACCTATGTCGTGCGTGCGCGCGCCCTTGTGGGTACGACGCTGCTCGAGGAAGAGATCGCGGCCATGCGCGTCGGTAAGCCGCCATCGAACAGTGCGCCGGGGATCGGGCGCGGCGTCGCGGTCGTCGTGGCGGTGATGCTGGCGGCGGTCTCGGGCATCATCCTGCTATACGCGCGCCGCCGCCGTCTTACTCGAACTGCAAGGCGCTGACGACTTCCAGCCGGGCGGCGCGCCGCCCGGGCGCGACCGCGGCCACAACGGCCATGATTACCCCGAAGACGCCGACGACCGGTATCCATCCCGAAGGGTAGACGTAGGCGATGTCGAACGAGAACGCGTCTGCCACGCCGCGTACGGCGAGCAGGGACATAACCAGTCCCAGCGGCAGCGACAACACGAACGCGACGAGCCCCAGCGTGGCCGACTCAACGAGCACCATCCGCCAGATCTGACTTCGCGTCGCGCCGATCGCTCGCAGCACGCCGATCTCGCGGTATCTCTGCAGCACCGACATCGCAAGGGTGTTCGCCAGGCCGAGCAGACCCACGATCGCGGCGACCCCCAGGATTGCGTAGAAGATGTTGAAGAACCGGCCGAACTGCTCCTTGGCGTCCTGCTTGGTTTCGGCCGCAGTGTCCACCGCCACGTTGTAACGCGCGGCGAGCGTGCGATCGATCTGCGCTCGGACGGCCTCGAGGTTCGCTTCCGGAGCGAGGTTGGCGAGGTAGGAGTTGGGATCGCCGGCGTTGAAGTAGCGTCGACCGTCGGCGATCCCGACGGTGATGGCGGGGATGCCGCCGATCGTCAGGTATGTGCCGGCGACACGGAACTCCTTCACGCCCTGAGTGGTTTGCAGGTGCACGGAACTTCCGACGTGCAGGCCTCCCTCCTGGACGCCGTAGACGCCGGAACTCGGAGCAAGGATTGATCCGCCGCGCTCCAGCGCTTCGCGCGCGCCGCGTTCGGTACCTTCGGCGAGAGAGAACCCGGCGACGTCGAAGTAGGTGCGTGGATCCAGAATGCGCGCGAATCCATCGGCCGGCTTGCCGGTGTCGGGATCGACGAACTGGACCTGAGCAAACCGGATCGGCGTGAAGTCGCCGATTCCCTTGATGCCGTCGAGGTCTTTCTCAAACGAAGGTGCGAGCGTTCCCGTCGGCCGGTCTCCGGTCGGATGCAAGAACAGGTCGGCGCCGAACTGGCGGTCGATGGCTTCCTGCATTGCGCGGTCCATCGTCGTGTACAGGCCGCCGATCGAGAAGATCATCGCCATGACCACCATGATCAGTGCGAGCGTGTACGCCGAACGGCTGCGTTCTTTGACCAGGTGCAGCACCGCGACATCGCCGACGCCGCGCGCGATCCGGTTGGTCAAGCGTCCGAGGACGCGCGCCAGCGGACGCAGCAGCAGCGGGGTGAGCAGCACCGCGCCGAGCAGCAGCAGCGGACTGCCGGCCGGACCCGCTCCGCCGCCGGTGAGTCCGATGCCGACTCCCGCCGCCGTCGCGAGCAAGCCGAAGATCCAGGCGCGCGACAAGTGCGTTTCCGCGGCGTAGTTGCCGCGCATCGCTACGACCGGGCTCAGGTGCCCTGCGCGCCTTGCCGGAACGAGCGACGACACCAGAGTCGTTAGGATGCCGACGATCACGGCCGTCACGAGAGTGCTTCTTGTCACCGTGAGGCCGGGCAGATCGATGCGGAACAGATTTGAGACGAGCGCGACGAGTCCCTTTGCAAGCGCAAGTCCCAGCACCAGGCCGCCGGCCGTCGAGACCGTGCCGAGCACAAGCGCTTCCACGATGACCACGCGGCGGATTTGTCCGCGCGTCGCGCCGAGCGCGCGCATCGTGCCGTATACGCGTACGCGCTCGATCACGGCCATCGACAGAGTGAGGTAGATCAAGAACGCGCCGACGAACAGCACGATCCCGGCGAAGAACGTGAACACCGCGCCGAGGATGTCTAGGAAGTCGCGGAATCCTTGCGCGACTGTGGAGGCGTTCTCGAAGCGGATTTCCGAACCCGCGCTCTCGCCGTTGGTCTCGATCCACTTCTCGACGTCGATGCCGTCGTCCAGGGCCAGGCGCGCGCCCGACACCACCGGACCGGCGTCCATCAGTGCGCGCGCCGTTGCGAGCGAAGTGAACACGACGTCGCCCTGGTTGGTTCGGCCCGCGCCGGTGTCTTCCAGGACGCCGGCAATACGCACTTGTTGAATCCCGCGCGGTGTGCCCAGCGGCATCATCGTTCCGGCTTTCAGGCCGAGCCGATCGAGCAAGCGCTGAGGAACGATCGCCTCGGTCGCGCCATCGCGGTAGAAGTCGCCTCGGGCGAGCGTGAATGTCTGCAGCCGACGGGCTGCAGCGAGATCGGATCCGATCACTTCGACTTGGACGGGGTCGGCCACTGCCGGGGTCTTGAAGGAGCCGGCGAAGCGGTAGTCCCCGATAGCAACGCGCACACCGGGAAGCGCCGCAAGGC
The sequence above is a segment of the Actinomycetota bacterium genome. Coding sequences within it:
- a CDS encoding signal peptidase I, translating into MKRIAKLLGITTRAAVRTLIVASVVLLLAIGIGPRSGRYRTLTVLSDSMRPIMPVGSVIVVTPVPVTSLRVGDVITYEAPLDDHRVVTHRVIDLRRQDGGIVVRTKGDASSEVDPWRARIDTPEVWRMRAVVPRLGWGIHALRAPSVRRAALFVLPVIAALLWLVQIWGASPPRREPRVI
- a CDS encoding TasA family protein encodes the protein MRKTGTLSRVAGRFGGNSLTRKILMSVGVLGAAASIAGLGTFASFTSTSSASQTVASGSVTIALGATGAATNRLTVNATGIVPGDTMQRSFNIANSGSQNLASVTLTSSATTSSALDTDATDGLQMVIDRCSVAWTESGTTPAFTYTCGGTTSSVIASRAVIGSAVSMSNLTVTTAGNTDYLRLTLTLPSTAGNTLQSLTSTIQYSFTGTQRAATNK
- a CDS encoding FtsX-like permease family protein, producing MPTEVPWEVSAVRRLSSLGSKQLAHRKGRSVLTAGGIILGVAVLFGVLVSNATTQTGVDRLISDFVGDADVLAGPPGAFDATVPESIVPRLAALPGVRVAIGDYRFAGSFKTPAVADPVQVEVIGSDLAAARRLQTFTLARGDFYRDGATEAIVPQRLLDRLGLKAGTMMPLGTPRGIQQVRIAGVLEDTGAGRTNQGDVVFTSLATARALMDAGPVVSGARLALDDGIDVEKWIETNGESAGSEIRFENASTVAQGFRDFLDILGAVFTFFAGIVLFVGAFLIYLTLSMAVIERVRVYGTMRALGATRGQIRRVVIVEALVLGTVSTAGGLVLGLALAKGLVALVSNLFRIDLPGLTVTRSTLVTAVIVGILTTLVSSLVPARRAGHLSPVVAMRGNYAAETHLSRAWIFGLLATAAGVGIGLTGGGAGPAGSPLLLLGAVLLTPLLLRPLARVLGRLTNRIARGVGDVAVLHLVKERSRSAYTLALIMVVMAMIFSIGGLYTTMDRAMQEAIDRQFGADLFLHPTGDRPTGTLAPSFEKDLDGIKGIGDFTPIRFAQVQFVDPDTGKPADGFARILDPRTYFDVAGFSLAEGTERGAREALERGGSILAPSSGVYGVQEGGLHVGSSVHLQTTQGVKEFRVAGTYLTIGGIPAITVGIADGRRYFNAGDPNSYLANLAPEANLEAVRAQIDRTLAARYNVAVDTAAETKQDAKEQFGRFFNIFYAILGVAAIVGLLGLANTLAMSVLQRYREIGVLRAIGATRSQIWRMVLVESATLGLVAFVLSLPLGLVMSLLAVRGVADAFSFDIAYVYPSGWIPVVGVFGVIMAVVAAVAPGRRAARLEVVSALQFE